A region of Solanum dulcamara chromosome 7, daSolDulc1.2, whole genome shotgun sequence DNA encodes the following proteins:
- the LOC129893793 gene encoding B3 domain-containing protein Os11g0197600-like, with protein sequence MVNHPHEACELCTRMCILIHGQRDPSPTVFSFFKVMIDRHFSKVLYFPSRFARLVSHLTNQETELEDSTGQRWRVGICNHNGSLAIQQGWRTFSSEHGLKMGDFLVFHYVQCQHFVVQIYGTTGCEKINFYNGTRTGKKRLRTNSTATSHDELSPGTDRKLRKNSNSTPSVTAVPVSERSGHQPVITTFASNIDADTGERPIVPQDHRGLISGTSLKSAENGVKGKKTRVDKREQKEMAAKTRCPSKKLNGKEPKVTEKDGQGYPEPETGNNKAIRSEPADSGDTSFPDAGNFSCLLRVDGRNFLELPQSWPQFVGSRKKMGKITIYLKGPDNRPRPVIYHEDFGSKVLTGNWASFTEVYGLKPGDECLFQLSNEAERMFTVQVTHKVDVTQTTLS encoded by the exons ATGGTTAACCACCCCCATGAAGCCTGTGAATTGTGCACCCGCATGTGCATTTTGATACATGGACAAAGGGATCCCTCACCAACtgttttctctttctttaaAGTAATGATCGACAGGCATTTCTCCAAAGTTCTG TACTTTCCGTCCAGATTTGCTAGATTGGTATCTCATTTGACTAATCAAGAAACTGAGCTGGAAGACTCAACTGGACAGCGATGGAGGGTGGGAATATGTAATCATAACGGTTCGCTTGCAATTCAACAAGGATGGCGTACCTTTTCATCAGAACATGGTCTAAAAATGGGAGACTTCTTGGTTTTCCACTATGTACAGTGTCAGCACTTCGTTGTGCAAATATATGGAACAACTGGTTGTGAGAAGATCAACTTTTACAATGGCACTCGCACGGGGAAGAAAAGACTGAGAACTAATTCTACAGCAACTTCCCATGATGAGCTGTCACCAGGAACTGACAGAAAGCTAAGGAAAAACTCGAATTCAACACCCTCAGTTACTGCTGTACCAGTATCTGAAAGGTCTGGACACCAGCCAGTGATCACAACTTTTGCATCGAACATTGATGCTGACACTGGAGAGCGACCAATAGTTCCCCAAGATCATAGGGGTCTTATCTCTGGCACATCTCTGAAATCAGCTGAAAATGGTGTCAAGG GTAAGAAAACAAGAGTTGATAAGCGAGAACAGAAGGAGATGGCAGCAAAAACACGTTGCCCTTCTAAAAAGTTAAATG GAAAAGAGCCAAAAGTAACAGAGAAAGATGGTCAAGGTTACCCTGAGCCCGAAACTGGTAATAACAAAGCTATACGAAGCGAGCCTGCTGATTCAGGAGACACATCATTTCCTGATGCTGGAAACTTCTCATGTTTGCTGCGGGTGGATGGTCGAAATTTCCTG GAATTACCACAAAGCTGGCCACAATTTGTAGGGAGCAGGAAGAAGATGGGAAAGATTACTATTTATCTCAAAGGACCAGATAATAGACCCAGGCCTGTCATCTATCATGAGGATTTCGGTTCTAAGGTTTTGACAGGAAATTGGGCATCATTTACTGAAGTTTATGGCCTTAAACCTGGAGATGAATGTCTATTCCAACTTTCAAATGAGGCAGAACGTATGTTTACTGTACAGGTAACCCACAAGGTAGATGTCACTCAAACTACTTTGAGTTGA